One bacterium DNA segment encodes these proteins:
- a CDS encoding TetR/AcrR family transcriptional regulator produces MSDSTDTHTAGSGRPRRRADPEATTARLLEAAATEFVEYGYEAAVISRVARRAGVTVGAVYSRWPTKSEVMVAALDYIFERLLPSERMKELNVAELPTTAVLELWSSHLLSSDAVQDVLIQVFGSARNHPAVRERLRRFLNDQSDQLTHLIEKGKTEGPHNAELSTVAVTLMCQAIGIGTHLLMSAGLDNRHIPTEGEWTELLRQVIGLVYSPIEQTT; encoded by the coding sequence ATGAGCGATTCCACGGACACCCACACCGCCGGTAGTGGTCGCCCGCGTCGCCGGGCGGACCCGGAGGCGACGACCGCGCGGTTGCTGGAAGCCGCCGCCACGGAGTTCGTGGAGTACGGGTATGAGGCAGCCGTTATCAGCCGCGTCGCGCGCCGCGCCGGGGTGACCGTCGGCGCGGTCTACTCACGATGGCCGACGAAGAGCGAGGTGATGGTTGCCGCCCTCGACTACATCTTCGAACGGCTGCTGCCCTCGGAACGGATGAAGGAGCTCAATGTTGCCGAGCTGCCGACAACTGCCGTCTTGGAGCTCTGGTCATCGCACCTGTTGTCCTCTGATGCGGTTCAAGACGTGTTGATCCAGGTCTTCGGTAGCGCCCGCAACCACCCGGCGGTCCGCGAGCGGCTGCGGCGCTTCCTCAATGACCAATCCGACCAGTTGACCCACCTGATCGAGAAGGGCAAGACCGAGGGGCCCCACAACGCCGAACTGAGCACCGTCGCGGTGACTCTGATGTGCCAAGCCATCGGGATCGGCACCCACTTGCTCATGTCTGCCGGGTTGGACAACCGTCACATCCCAACCGAAGGGGAATGGACCGAGCTACTCCGGCAGGTGATCGGCCTCGTGTACTCGCCAATCGAGCAGACAACCTGA
- a CDS encoding Fic family protein has protein sequence MKRPRNPPQVNDLFESVGPDRFAEIVLGGQINAAPGGHYYHWDQLRHRPPPEGLSSEEWWLGIKMARQLGRRALPLMNGDGQLFSYVLTDEALSLLQRIDQQAAGRIGLPEDVVNPRDRTRYVVAGLMEEAIASSLLEGAATTRRDAKKLLRSDRSPRTPAERMVFNNYQTMMYISRDPTAPLTAETVFEIHRMVTEATLERPEGAGRMQQSGEERVKVGHFIDPDPAYHVPPPAEELPGLMDSMVSFANDLESEPFVHPVVRAIALHFYLAYLHPFVDGNGRTARALFYRSLLRQGYWLAEYLSISRLLRRAPVQYGKAFLHTETDDADFTYFLLHQLDALHRSIEELWGYLETKAAEVRQAERALRGSPDFNHRQIALLSKALRRPDAIYTFRSYQTTHGVTYPTAHGDLSDLYQRGLLERHKVGRQYRFVPVAETVMDLFANL, from the coding sequence ATGAAGAGACCCCGCAATCCGCCGCAGGTCAACGACCTGTTCGAAAGTGTCGGACCCGACCGTTTTGCCGAGATAGTCCTTGGCGGCCAGATCAATGCGGCGCCCGGAGGTCACTACTACCACTGGGACCAACTCCGTCATCGGCCGCCCCCGGAGGGACTCTCGTCGGAGGAGTGGTGGCTGGGCATCAAGATGGCCCGGCAACTGGGTCGCCGGGCCCTCCCCCTGATGAACGGTGACGGACAACTGTTCAGCTATGTCCTCACGGACGAAGCACTCTCCCTGTTGCAGCGTATCGACCAGCAAGCCGCCGGCCGCATAGGACTGCCGGAGGACGTGGTCAACCCGCGCGACCGGACTCGCTACGTGGTCGCAGGTCTGATGGAGGAGGCAATAGCCTCCAGCCTCCTCGAGGGCGCCGCGACTACGCGCCGAGACGCCAAGAAGCTACTTCGCTCGGACAGATCTCCCCGAACCCCCGCGGAGCGCATGGTGTTTAACAACTACCAGACGATGATGTACATCAGCCGCGACCCGACAGCGCCGCTGACGGCGGAGACCGTGTTCGAGATACACCGGATGGTGACCGAGGCGACCTTGGAACGCCCGGAGGGCGCCGGACGCATGCAGCAATCGGGTGAGGAACGAGTCAAAGTCGGCCACTTCATCGATCCGGACCCGGCATATCACGTTCCTCCACCTGCCGAGGAGCTGCCCGGCCTCATGGACTCCATGGTGTCGTTCGCCAACGACTTGGAATCCGAACCGTTCGTGCATCCCGTTGTGAGGGCAATTGCGCTGCATTTCTACCTGGCGTATCTGCACCCGTTCGTCGACGGGAACGGACGAACGGCCCGGGCGCTGTTCTATCGGTCTCTCCTGCGCCAGGGATACTGGCTGGCCGAGTATCTATCCATCTCCCGCCTGCTCCGCCGGGCCCCGGTCCAGTACGGGAAGGCCTTCCTGCACACAGAGACCGACGATGCGGACTTCACCTACTTCCTGCTCCACCAACTGGACGCCCTGCATCGATCCATCGAGGAGCTATGGGGATACCTGGAGACCAAGGCCGCCGAGGTCCGCCAGGCGGAGCGGGCGCTCCGCGGAAGTCCGGACTTCAACCATCGACAGATCGCCCTGCTGAGTAAGGCCTTGCGTCGACCCGACGCCATCTACACCTTCAGGTCGTACCAGACGACACACGGGGTGACCTACCCGACTGCCCACGGTGATCTGAGCGATCTATACCAACGAGGTTTGCTCGAGCGGCACAAGGTGGGTAGGCAATACCGCTTCGTTCCTGTGGCAGAGACAGTGATGGATCTCTTCGCCAACCTATAG
- a CDS encoding class I SAM-dependent methyltransferase, protein MRLLRLYKGLRSTYRDSDVTRRVRRFDGWTGRASASEGPKGYEHAETVREYYDLFSELMVFGWGESLHFAPLSPRESLEESQIRHQRLMISKLELREGMTVVDVGCGIGGPMRRVVREAGVRVLGVNYSELQLAKARSLDAEAGIDHMVDYLAASFMDMAAIADDTYDRAYAIESTCHAPDKVGAFAEIYRVLKPGSLFWGQEMCMTDRFDPHDSRHQAIKQDLMHGIALKEIATTGEVDAALATAGFEVVEGMDRAVDETRPSKPWYQPMAARIRMQNLKAHIGMAGLAEALRVLPKGTKDAVRVLDRTAGAYVAGGRTGIFTPLYCFLARKPL, encoded by the coding sequence TTGAGACTTCTTCGGCTCTACAAGGGACTGAGGTCCACATATCGCGACTCGGACGTCACCCGTCGCGTGCGACGCTTCGATGGATGGACCGGCCGAGCATCAGCGAGCGAGGGTCCGAAGGGCTACGAACACGCCGAAACCGTCAGGGAGTACTACGACCTCTTCAGCGAGTTGATGGTCTTCGGCTGGGGCGAGTCGCTTCACTTCGCCCCGCTCTCGCCCCGGGAGAGCCTGGAGGAGTCCCAGATCCGGCATCAACGCCTGATGATCTCCAAGCTGGAGTTGCGCGAGGGCATGACGGTGGTCGACGTCGGTTGCGGCATCGGCGGCCCGATGCGTCGCGTCGTCCGTGAGGCCGGTGTCAGGGTCTTGGGGGTCAACTACAGCGAACTCCAGCTGGCCAAGGCGAGATCGTTGGACGCCGAGGCGGGAATCGACCACATGGTCGACTACCTGGCTGCCAGCTTCATGGACATGGCCGCTATCGCAGACGACACGTACGACAGGGCCTACGCGATCGAGTCGACCTGCCATGCGCCGGACAAGGTCGGCGCGTTCGCCGAGATCTACCGCGTGCTGAAGCCCGGTTCGCTCTTCTGGGGCCAGGAAATGTGCATGACCGACCGGTTCGACCCCCACGACAGCCGGCATCAGGCCATCAAGCAGGACCTGATGCACGGCATCGCGCTCAAGGAAATCGCCACGACGGGTGAGGTGGACGCTGCGCTCGCAACGGCGGGATTCGAGGTTGTCGAGGGGATGGACCGAGCCGTCGACGAGACCCGCCCTTCGAAGCCCTGGTACCAGCCCATGGCCGCCCGTATCAGGATGCAGAACCTGAAGGCGCACATCGGCATGGCCGGCCTGGCCGAGGCGTTGCGGGTGCTGCCGAAGGGAACCAAGGACGCCGTCAGGGTGCTGGATCGGACCGCCGGCGCCTATGTCGCAGGCGGCAGGACCGGGATCTTCACACCGCTCTACTGTTTCCTGGCTCGCAAACCCCTATAG
- a CDS encoding DUF5615 family PIN-like protein, whose amino-acid sequence MRWLLDEMYPPAAAAELERFGHDARSVAGSVLAGSDDEHLYELAAGEDRVMVTENFADYAFLVTRSLERGSPRVVVAFVTKSDLPSGTALAPALARRLDAWAAANPSPPPGTHWP is encoded by the coding sequence GTGAGGTGGCTGCTTGACGAGATGTACCCGCCGGCGGCCGCTGCCGAACTGGAGCGGTTCGGACACGACGCCCGCAGCGTCGCCGGCTCGGTGCTGGCAGGCTCCGATGACGAGCATCTCTATGAGCTGGCAGCCGGCGAGGATCGTGTCATGGTGACGGAGAACTTCGCCGACTACGCGTTCCTGGTGACGCGGAGCCTGGAGCGCGGCAGTCCCCGGGTGGTCGTCGCGTTCGTCACAAAGAGCGACCTGCCCTCGGGAACAGCTCTGGCCCCAGCGCTCGCACGCCGCCTCGACGCATGGGCCGCCGCCAACCCATCTCCACCACCCGGCACCCACTGGCCCTGA
- a CDS encoding CopG family transcriptional regulator: MSRPTSLRLPEEVRTRLDDESRRIASAPSSLAVVLIDEGLKMRRFPGIVFRDGPTGRRAGLATGPDVWEIVRDLKRHSAGVGGDPVGVVAEETGLPPELIGLAADYYATFPDEVDDRIAADVRAAEELRTLADRRERMLSV; this comes from the coding sequence ATGAGCCGACCGACATCGCTGCGGCTACCAGAGGAGGTGCGCACGCGCCTCGATGACGAGAGCCGGCGGATCGCGAGCGCGCCGTCGTCGCTGGCAGTCGTGCTGATTGACGAAGGGCTCAAGATGCGGCGGTTTCCGGGCATCGTGTTCCGTGACGGCCCGACAGGGCGCCGCGCCGGGTTGGCCACCGGGCCTGACGTGTGGGAGATCGTGCGCGACCTCAAGCGCCACAGCGCCGGCGTCGGCGGTGACCCGGTCGGCGTTGTCGCTGAGGAGACTGGCCTTCCGCCCGAGCTGATCGGTCTCGCAGCCGACTACTACGCCACGTTCCCCGATGAGGTCGACGACCGCATCGCGGCTGATGTCAGGGCCGCCGAAGAATTGCGGACGCTGGCGGATCGCCGCGAGCGCATGCTGTCGGTGTGA